One Solanum lycopersicum chromosome 2, SLM_r2.1 genomic region harbors:
- the LOC101257319 gene encoding 5'-adenylylsulfate reductase 3, chloroplastic: MALAFTSSTAIHGSISSSSHQHPKVGNIQLLDQPKKSLNFTQRRCAVKPLYAEPKRNESIVPSAATFVAPEVAEKLIEAEDFEKLAKDLENASPLEIMDNALEKFGDDIAIAFSGAEDVALIEYAHLTGRPFRVFSLDTGRLNPETYQLFDAVEKHYGIRIEYMFPDAVEVQALVRTKGLFSFYEDGHQECCRVRKVRPLRRALKGLRAWITGQRKDQSPGTRSEVPVVQVDPSFEGLDGGSGSLVKWNPVANVEGKDIWNFLRAMNVPVNSLHLKGYVSIGCEPCTRPVLPGQHEREGRWWWEDAKAKECGLHKGNIKAESVNGNGNNATQTNDTVADIFDTKGIVTLSRPGVENLLKLEDRREPWLVVLYAPWCQFCQAMEGSYVELAEKLGGSGVKVGKFRADGEQKTFAQQELQLGSFPTILFFPKHASQPIKYPSEKRDVNSLLAFVNALR, translated from the exons ATGGCTTTGGCTTTCACTTCTTCAACTGCAATTCATGGTTCTATCTCTTCATCTTCTCATCAACACCCCAAAG TGGGTAACATTCAGCTATTGGATCAGCCAAAGAAATCCTTGAATTTTACTCAGAGGCGTTGTGCTGTGAAGCCACTATATGCTGAACCTAAAAGGAATGAGTCCATTGTTCCCTCAGCAGCAACCTTTGTTGCTCCTG AGGTAGCAGAGAAATTAATAGAGGCAGAGGATTTTGAGAAATTGGCTAAGGATCTTGAAAATGCTTCACCTCTTGAGATTATGGATAATGCCCTagagaaatttggagatgataTTGCCATTGCTTTCAG CGGTGCAGAAGATGTTGCTTTGATAGAGTATGCACATTTAACTGGACGACCATTTAGAGTGTTCAGCCTTGATACTGGGAGGTTGAATCCAGAGACCTACCAACTTTTTGATGCTGTCGAGAAGCACTATGGCATTCGCATCGAATACATGTTTCCTGATGCTGTTGAAGTTCAGGCATTAGTTAGGACCAAGGGTCTTTTCTCATTTTATGAGGATGGACACCAAGAATGCTGCCGTGTTAGGAAAGTTAGGCCCCTGAGGAGAGCTCTCAAAGGTTTGCGTGCCTGGATCACGGGGCAAAGAAAAGATCAGTCCCCTGGAACTCGATCTGAAGTTCCGGTTGTTCAGGTAGACCCCTCTTTTGAGGGATTGGATGGTGGCTCTGGAAGCTTGGTGAAGTGGAACCCGGTGGCTAATGTAGAAGGCAAGGACATATGGAACTTCCTACGTGCAATGAATGTTCCCGTGAACTCTTTGCATTTGAAAGGTTATGTCTCTATTGGATGTGAACCTTGCACCAGGCCGGTCCTACCTGGGCAACACGAGAGAGAAGGAAGGTGGTGGTGGGAGGATGCAAAGGCCAAGGAATGTGGCTTACATAAAGGAAACATCAAAGCTGAAAGTGTGAATGGTAATGGGAACAATGCTACCCAAACAAATGACACTGTTGCTGATATTTTTGACACCAAGGGCATTGTTACCTTGAGTAGACCTGGAGTTGAGAACCTATTGAAACTGGAAGACCGAAGAGAGCCTTGGCTTGTTGTTCTTTATGCTCCTTGGTGCCAATTCTGCCAG GCAATGGAAGGATCATATGTTGAATTGGCAGAGAAGTTAGGAGGTTCTGGTGTAAAGGTAGGGAAATTCAGGGCAGATGGTGAGCAGAAAACATTTGCACAACAAGAGTTACAGCTGGGCAGCTTCCCGACAATACTATTTTTCCCCAAGCACGCTTCACAGCCAATAAAGTACCCATCAGAAAAGAGGGATGTAAACTCCTTGCTGGCTTTTGTGAATGCTCTCAGATGA
- the LOC101257028 gene encoding lipase-like PAD4 isoform X2 yields MVEIMNTSKSIVITGHSIGGAIASLLTLWLLCRLQTICSVICITFGSPMLGNQSFSRAILQKRWAGHFCHVVSQHDIVPRLFFAPSCSFQFISYENKTQLFHVVLDSLGVVSRGECKSSFCPSGSYLFCTNKGAVCVDNGMVVIKLLYFTLLNSSQSSSLEDHLDYADFIQKVQWQFIENRSFTEGSIPKSSYKAGITLALESLGIASHEVNFEDAKEALKKAKKLGRTRNLNSANLAIGLSKINPFRAQIEWFKASCDNSAEQMGYYDSFKQRGASKRGFKVNMNRIKLAQFWDSLIDKLEANELPYDFHKRAKWVNASQFYKLVVEPLDIAEYYRTGMHLVKGHYMQHGRERRYKIFDKWWKTENDTDNPTARSRFASSTQDSCFWARVEEARDSLIKVRAEGDARKFLKMLEDVTKFDQYAKRLIENKEISQDVLAKNSSYTKFIEEWKDLQSQLQLLQPQFP; encoded by the exons ATGGTAGAAATAATGAACACAAGCAAGTCAATAGTCATAACAGGACACTCAATTGGAGGAGCAATTGCATCCCTCTTAACTCTCTGGCTTCTCTGCCGCCTGCAAACTATTTGCTCTGTCATTTGCATAACATTTGGCTCTCCAATGCTTGGCAATCAGTCCTTCTCCAGAGCCATTCTTCAAAAGAGATGGGCTGGACATTTTTGTCATGTTGTTTCACAGCATGATATTGTCCCAAGACTGTTCTTTGCCCCATCATGTTCTTTCCAGTTTATTTCTTATGAAAACAAGACTCAGCTCTTCCACGTTGTGTTGGATTCTCTTGGAGTTGTGTCAAGAGGTGAATGTAAGAGTTCATTTTGTCCCTCTGGGAGCTACTTGTTCTGCACCAACAAGGGTGCAGTTTGTGTCGATAATGGGATGGTTGTCATTAAGTTGCTTTACTTCACGTTACTGAATAGTTCACAAAGTTCTAGCCTTGAGGATCATCTTGATTATGCTGATTTCATTCAGAAAGTTCAGTGGCAATTTATAGAGAATAGAAGCTTCACGGAAGGCAGTATACCCAAGTCAAGCTATAAAGCAGGGATAACATTGGCACTGGAGTCACTAGGAATAGCTTCTCAT GAAGTGAATTTCGAAGATGCTAAGGAAGCCCTGAAGAAGGCAAAAAAGTTGGGTCGAACTCGCAACCTCAACAGCGCCAACCTTGCAATTGGTTTATCCAAAATCAATCCATTCAGAGCACAGATAGAGTGGTTTAAAGCATCTTGTGACAATTCTGCTGAACAAATGGGATATTACGATTCATTCAAGCAAAGAGGTGCCTCGAAAAGAGGCTTTAAGGTCAATATGAACAGGATCAAACTTGCTCAGTTTTGGGATTCTTTGATTGACAAGTTGGAAGCTAATGAACTGCCCTATGATTTTCACAAACGTGCAAAGTGGGTAAATGCTTCTCAGTTCTACAAACTCGTCGTCGAGCCACTTGATATTGCAGAGTACTACAGGACTGGGATGCATCTTGTGAAAGGCCACTACATGCAGCATGGAAGGGAACGAAGATACAAGATTTTCGATAAGTGGTGGAAAACTGAGAATGACACTGATAATCCTACTGCAAGGAGCCGGTTTGCGAGTTCTACACAAGATTCATGCTTTTGGGCTCGCGTTGAGGAGGCAAGAGACAGTCTTATTAAGGTGAGAGCTGAGGGTGATGCAAGAAAGTTTCTCAAGATGTTGGAAGATGTCACAAAGTTTGATCAATATGCTAAAAGATTGATAGAAAATAAGGAGATTTCGCAGGATGTTTTGGCCAAAAACTCAAGCTACACTAAGTTTATAGAGGAATGGAAGGACTTGCAGTCTCAGTTACAGCTGCTCCAACCTCAGTTTCCTTGA
- the LOC101257028 gene encoding lipase-like PAD4 isoform X1 translates to MESEASSFESSETLAALVASTPLLEESWKVCGVADASVGCNFAVNRVGETAYVGFSGVKLGAGVDQSCRNLVPLPDELFFSLCVDGPDPAMVHAGLLHLFQSVYIDNLFRDQMVEIMNTSKSIVITGHSIGGAIASLLTLWLLCRLQTICSVICITFGSPMLGNQSFSRAILQKRWAGHFCHVVSQHDIVPRLFFAPSCSFQFISYENKTQLFHVVLDSLGVVSRGECKSSFCPSGSYLFCTNKGAVCVDNGMVVIKLLYFTLLNSSQSSSLEDHLDYADFIQKVQWQFIENRSFTEGSIPKSSYKAGITLALESLGIASHEVNFEDAKEALKKAKKLGRTRNLNSANLAIGLSKINPFRAQIEWFKASCDNSAEQMGYYDSFKQRGASKRGFKVNMNRIKLAQFWDSLIDKLEANELPYDFHKRAKWVNASQFYKLVVEPLDIAEYYRTGMHLVKGHYMQHGRERRYKIFDKWWKTENDTDNPTARSRFASSTQDSCFWARVEEARDSLIKVRAEGDARKFLKMLEDVTKFDQYAKRLIENKEISQDVLAKNSSYTKFIEEWKDLQSQLQLLQPQFP, encoded by the exons atGGAATCGGAAGCTTCATC GTTCGAGTCTAGTGAAACTTTAGCAGCTCTTGTGGCGTCAACGCCGTTGCTGGAGGAGTCATGGAAGGTTTGTGGTGTCGCCGATGCATCGGTGGGTTGCAATTTCGCCGTCAATCGAGTTGGTGAGACAGCTTATGTGGGATTCTCCGGCGTGAAATTGGGCGCCGGAGTGGACCAAAGTTGCCGGAATTTAGTGCCGCTTCCGGATGAACTTTTCTTTTCGTTATGCGTGGATGGACCGGATCCGGCAATGGTCCATGCCGGATTATTGCATCTTTTTCAATCAGTTTACATAGACAATTTATTCCGTGATCAG ATGGTAGAAATAATGAACACAAGCAAGTCAATAGTCATAACAGGACACTCAATTGGAGGAGCAATTGCATCCCTCTTAACTCTCTGGCTTCTCTGCCGCCTGCAAACTATTTGCTCTGTCATTTGCATAACATTTGGCTCTCCAATGCTTGGCAATCAGTCCTTCTCCAGAGCCATTCTTCAAAAGAGATGGGCTGGACATTTTTGTCATGTTGTTTCACAGCATGATATTGTCCCAAGACTGTTCTTTGCCCCATCATGTTCTTTCCAGTTTATTTCTTATGAAAACAAGACTCAGCTCTTCCACGTTGTGTTGGATTCTCTTGGAGTTGTGTCAAGAGGTGAATGTAAGAGTTCATTTTGTCCCTCTGGGAGCTACTTGTTCTGCACCAACAAGGGTGCAGTTTGTGTCGATAATGGGATGGTTGTCATTAAGTTGCTTTACTTCACGTTACTGAATAGTTCACAAAGTTCTAGCCTTGAGGATCATCTTGATTATGCTGATTTCATTCAGAAAGTTCAGTGGCAATTTATAGAGAATAGAAGCTTCACGGAAGGCAGTATACCCAAGTCAAGCTATAAAGCAGGGATAACATTGGCACTGGAGTCACTAGGAATAGCTTCTCAT GAAGTGAATTTCGAAGATGCTAAGGAAGCCCTGAAGAAGGCAAAAAAGTTGGGTCGAACTCGCAACCTCAACAGCGCCAACCTTGCAATTGGTTTATCCAAAATCAATCCATTCAGAGCACAGATAGAGTGGTTTAAAGCATCTTGTGACAATTCTGCTGAACAAATGGGATATTACGATTCATTCAAGCAAAGAGGTGCCTCGAAAAGAGGCTTTAAGGTCAATATGAACAGGATCAAACTTGCTCAGTTTTGGGATTCTTTGATTGACAAGTTGGAAGCTAATGAACTGCCCTATGATTTTCACAAACGTGCAAAGTGGGTAAATGCTTCTCAGTTCTACAAACTCGTCGTCGAGCCACTTGATATTGCAGAGTACTACAGGACTGGGATGCATCTTGTGAAAGGCCACTACATGCAGCATGGAAGGGAACGAAGATACAAGATTTTCGATAAGTGGTGGAAAACTGAGAATGACACTGATAATCCTACTGCAAGGAGCCGGTTTGCGAGTTCTACACAAGATTCATGCTTTTGGGCTCGCGTTGAGGAGGCAAGAGACAGTCTTATTAAGGTGAGAGCTGAGGGTGATGCAAGAAAGTTTCTCAAGATGTTGGAAGATGTCACAAAGTTTGATCAATATGCTAAAAGATTGATAGAAAATAAGGAGATTTCGCAGGATGTTTTGGCCAAAAACTCAAGCTACACTAAGTTTATAGAGGAATGGAAGGACTTGCAGTCTCAGTTACAGCTGCTCCAACCTCAGTTTCCTTGA
- the LOC138342089 gene encoding uncharacterized protein produces the protein MSSPSSSSKHMLSALSEIEPLAFYSPTSTQERLPLPSSSQQDIPDNPFFAIDLNSSVVPTGPGPFQDMLPDNMFEGDLPKHKASESNILAASEELVIESLAMMREEARAEHTEVLEREEVERREGEKSRKGKEKVVEEAPRRRATNRSAAQKLMADALKASARSTAAVRSARTFKVSNFKIPEANVVELSREEVEKKNERSEKKKGKVTEKVENTKSKGKRSEKKRKRSQGPGSQARKVESVMWLTA, from the exons ATGTCTTCTCCCTCATCTTCTTCCAAACATATGTTGAGTGCTCTTAGTGAAATAGAGCCTCTTGCCTTCTATTCTCCGACCTCTACACAAGAAAGACTTCCTCTCCCTTCCAGTTCTCAACAAGACATCCCTGATAACCCCTTTTTCGCCATAGATCTAAACAGTTCTGTCGTGCCTACCGGACCTGGTCCGTTTCAAGACATGTTGCCTGACAATATGTTTGAAGGGGATCTACCCAAGCATAAGGCTTCTGAGTCCAACATATTGGCAGCGAGTGAAGAGCTGGTGATTGAAAGCTTGGCCATGATGCGGGAAGAAGCAAGGGCAGAGCATACTGAAGTCTTGGAAAGGGAAGAG gttgagagaagagaaggggAGAAATCTAGAAAAGGGAAAGAGAAGGTTGTAGAGGAGGCCCCTAGGAGACGAGCTACTAATAGGTCTGCCGCTCAAAAGTTGATGGCTGATGCCTTGAAGGCGAGTGCACGTTCTACTGCTGCAGTTAGAAGTGCAAGAACcttcaaggtatcaaattttaaaatacctGAAGCTAATGTGGTTGAGTTGTCGAGAGAAGAAgtggaaaagaaaaatgagaggtcagagaagaaaaagggaaaggTTACAGAGAAGGTTGAAAACACAAAGTCAAAAGGGAAGAGAtctgagaaaaaaagaaagcgGTCACAAGGACCTGGTTCCCAAGCCAGGAAAGTTGAGAGTGTCATGTGGTTGACAGCCTGA